The Oscarella lobularis chromosome 8, ooOscLobu1.1, whole genome shotgun sequence nucleotide sequence CAAAGGAAAATATACAATAGAGATCTTGGTGTCAAATAAGCCATACATGCAAGAATTTTTTGTTGAGGTGGAGCAGGTGTTGACAAAATGAGTGTCGACTCGTTGGACTGCAAAATCATTCAATGCCATTGCAAGCAGTTGAAAAAGGAATTGGCAAATTTTATGTACTGTCTAAATAACGCGCATCCTAATGCAAACCTGCTAACACGCTTTGTGCAGTAGAACCATAGATCTATGGGAGAACAAAAGCTCGATGAAATTTTAgttaacgcgcgctacagTCTATTGTCCAGACAGTCCAGACAGTCCAGACCACAATCCGTGGTCCAGAccagctgctgctgctccaGTTGCTGCCGTGAGTAGTCTGCCGTGAGTGCTGCGAGCTGCTTTTAGGTAGCACGCTAGGGGTGGTTTTCCCTGCCGCACTGCACAGTGTCGAAAAAAATGTCGCTTGGTAGCATTATCGTTggcgaaaaacaaaacaagcAACGGGACATCGTCTCCTTATCAGCGCGTGGATGACGGCGGCTTTGATCGTACTGTCTGTAATCGCAATCTTCACGCTGCGACTCAGGAGTGCGACTCTCATgcctttcaaaaaaattgcgacCTCTCTAGAAGTCGGCCCCGGAGGCCTTTCAAAAGAGGTCCTTTGCACCGGTGCGCGTTCTCTACTGCTATGCTCCAATCACGCGGCCAAGTACGTCAATTTGGAACGCAAATGGTGGCAGCATCGCCTCGCAAACGATTCCGACTACACGTCGTTTCTCGGACGTCGCCACGACACATGCGCGCTTCTTGGCTCGTCGTACAGCCTGATGAAGAGGAAGTACGGTGTCGACATCGATGCacatgacgtcgtcgtgcgtaTCAACGATCCGCCGGTGAGAGGTTACGAAACTCACGTCGGTCGTCGTCCCGCTGACATTTCATTCTTCAACATGGCCTTGCCAAAGAAGAGGTGCGTGAGACCTCCGCACAATCGATC carries:
- the LOC136189979 gene encoding CMP-N-acetylneuraminate-beta-galactosamide-alpha-2,3-sialyltransferase 1-like, with translation MTAALIVLSVIAIFTLRLRSATLMPFKKIATSLEVGPGGLSKEVLCTGARSLLLCSNHAAKYVNLERKWWQHRLANDSDYTSFLGRRHDTCALLGSSYSLMKRKYGVDIDAHDVVVRINDPPVRGYETHVGRRPADISFFNMALPKKRCVRPPHNRSVLVQCSFAGDHPTATKKSTSNAECAKVAWDRFGVKTFVMSEYVFLIARRALEYERVHKSTKSVLLKPSCGFRSVIFMLHLCRNLHLYGFGGTTANEPYKYYSNVSTSFSYETALHDFAGEKRFIDAFASGKLDRTEFDLSWDGIGKLIVHE